From the genome of Ananas comosus cultivar F153 linkage group 18, ASM154086v1, whole genome shotgun sequence, one region includes:
- the LOC109724047 gene encoding lethal(2) giant larvae protein homolog SRO77 isoform X1, producing the protein MFAKRLLQKALRQLNPQQGHEKLAEMDLQIAVHYGIPYTASDLRYDPIQRLLAIGTLDGRIKIIGGDNIEGLLISPKKVRFKHMEFLHNKGYLVAISNDNEVQVWNLEFRQLFYSLHWEVNITAFAVVQGTCLMYLGDENGLFSVLKFDIDDGKLQRMPYQIPINALTEAAGISSFDPQSIVGILPQPYTSGTRVLIAYEKGLLVLWDISQNQAVAVRGYGALHLKGEDSTNFQNSEENKVLESASENEEEENAIGSLCWASSTGTIVAVGYVNGDIVLWNMSSKPPSLKGKQVDTSPNIIKLELASGNCRLPVIVLHWSAVTKADNEKGGHLFIYGGDDKGSEEVLTVVSLEYSGMDTVRCVSRSNLNLNGSFADMILIPEVGSPEKNNTAALFVLTNPGQLNVYDGHLFSMQKFEGNTDALAEKFPDAVPTIDPRMTVTKLCSLAVERDSSKGLLKKTYARKAVTPTLSWGTKWPLTGGVPSEMSLSEDYGIERLYIAGYQDGSVRIWDATFPVLAPMFLLEGKVPGIEIDSINASVSSLAFCSMTMTLAVGNECGLVRIYKLHEKTGDSSFHFVGESKEEVQIMRHGKGFHFTAAFLVSNSHVQSLQYTNSGEKLAVGFENGQVAMLDMNKLLVMFCKKCVFETSAPVISLNITSVPGTVSREDSPKKVNPTTPKYPSELLLTLYKNATLAIIDSTNGVTVSSLQLSQKKQSSAISMYVIDVSNTIAGASGKKSSHNLSDKNTDPNEPSKSNNCGEGTMQGIEEHHKSDVTHSSDLLSDPLLLICCENVLRIYSLKSLLQGNGKNIRKVKLAKRCCWSTLFKKIDEITCGLLLVYDTGAIEIRSLPDLEVIAEQSLMSLLRWSFKTNMDKTMSSTDNGQIALVNGSELAIISLLACENDFRIPDSLPCLHDKVLAAAAEAAINASINQKKKQDTASGILGGIMKGFKGSRTENSIAENILGNSSAEQLEEILSKVPFLEPSTTSSGDPEVDELSIDDIEIDDVEPSQPTYTPSEPNKKNKIDEEREKLFDGSSNVTQPRVRTTQEILTQYRFGGDAAAAAAHARDKLVQRQEKLERLSQRTAELQSGAEDFASMANELVKTMENKKWWKL; encoded by the exons ATGTTCGCAAAGCGCCTCTTGCAAAAGGCTCTGCGTCAG CTAAATCCACAACAAGGACACGAGAAATTAGCCGAGATGGACCTGCAAATCGCCGTTCATTACGGCATTCCTTATACTGCATCAGATCTGCGTTACGATCCCATCCAACGACTCTTGGCGATCGGAACATT GGACGGTAGGATAAAAATTATTGGAGGCGATAATATTGAAGGCCTTCTTATATCGCCGAAGAAGGTGCGCTTCAAGCATATGGAG TTTTTACATAACAAAGGATATCTTGTGGCGATCTCGAATGATAATGAAGTCCAG GTTTGGAATCTGGAATTCAGACAACTATTCTATTCTTTGCATTGGGAAGTCAACATAACTGCTTTCGCTGTTGTACAGGGAACCTGTTTGAT GTATCTTGGAGATGAGAATGGGCTATTTTcggttttgaaatttgatatcgATGATGGAAAGCTTCAAAGGATGCCGTATCAAATTCCAATAAATGCTCTGACTG AAGCGGCTGGTATTTCCTCATTTGATCCTCAATCCATTGTTGGAATTTTGCCACAACCTTATACTTCTGGGACTAG AGTGCTGATTGCCTATGAGAAAGGATTGCTCGTTCTTTGGGATATATCACAGAACCAGGCTGTCGCTGTTAGAGGTTATGGGGCTCTGCACTTAAAGGGTGAGGATAGCACTAATTTTCAGAACTCTGAAGAGAACAAGGTGTTAGAAAGTGCATCCGAGAATGAAGAAGAGGAGAATGCAATTGGCTCCCTTTGTTGGGCATCTAGTACTGGTACTATTGTTGCTGTTGGGTACGTAAATGGAGATATAGTTTTATGGAATATGTCCTCAAAACCACCCTCCTTAAAAGGAAAACAAGTTGATACATCACCCAACATTATCAAGCTGGAGTTGGCTTCTGGAAATTGTAGGCTTCCTGTTATTGTCTTGCATTGGTCTGCTGTTACCAAAGCAGATAATGAAAAAGGAGGGCATCTTTTCATCTATGGTGGTGATGACAAAGGATCTGAAGAAGTTCTGACG GTTGTCAGCCTTGAGTACTCTGGAATGGATACTGTAAGATGTGTCTCCCGTTCGAACCTCAATCTTAACGGATCTTTTGCAGACATGATTTTAATACCAGAAGTTGGGTCTCCAGAGAAAAATAATACTGCTGCACTTTTTGTATTGACAAACCCTGGACAGTTAAATGTTTATGATGGACATCTGTTTTCTATGCAAAAATTTGAGGGAAATACTGATGCTCTAGCGGAGAAATTTCCAGATGCAGTGCCCACTATTGATCCCCGAATGACTGTGACAAAGCTGTGCTCACTAGCAGTTGAAAGAGATTCTTCCAAGGGTTTGCTGAAG AAAACCTATGCTCGAAAAGCTGTGACACCTACCCTTTCATGGGGTACAAAGTGGCCTTTGACTGGTGGGGTTCCTAGTGAAATGTCATTATCCGAAGATTATGGCATTGAAAGATTATATATAGCAGGTTATCAAGATGGATCTGTGAGAATATGGGATGCGACTTTTCCAGTCCTGGCACCTATGTTTCTTTTAGAAGGCAAA GTTCCAGGTATTGAAATTGACAGCATAAATGCTTCAGTATCATCACTGGCCTTTTGCTCCATGACTATGACTTTAGCTGTTGGAAATGAGTGCGGACTG GTTCGGATATATAAGCTTCATGAAAAGACTGGAGATTCAAGTTTCCACTTTGTGGGTGAATCAAAAGAGGAAG TTCAAATTATGCGGCATGGAAAAGGATTCCATTTTACTGCAGCGTTCCTAGTCTCGAATTCACATGTTCAGAGCTTACAGTACACAAATTCAGGGGAGAAACTTGCTGTTGGATTTGAAAATGGTCAG GTGGCGATGCTCGATATGAATAAGCTACTGGTTATGTTTTGTAAAAAATGTGTATTTGAAACAAGCGCCCCGGTTATATCTTTAAATATTACTTCTGTCCCTGGTACTGTTAGCCGAGAGGACAGTCCAAAAAAAGTAAATCCCACGACTCCAAAATACCCTTCGGAGTTGTTGCTCACCTTATACAAAAATGCAACTCTTGCAATTATTGATAGCACAAATGGTGTTACAGTAAGCTCGTTACAACTGAGCCAAAAGAAGCAGTCATCTGCAATTTCCATGTATGTCATAG ACGTAAGTAACACAATTGCTGGAGCATCTGGGAAGAAATCCTCTCACAATTTGTCTGATAAAAACACAGACCCGAATGAGCCCTCCAAAAGCAACAATTGCGGTGAAGGCACAATGCAAGGAATTGAAGAGCACCACAAAAGTGATGTCACGCATTCTTCAGATCTACTGTCAGATCCGCTTCTTTTGATCTGTTGCGAGAATGTGTTGCGCATATATTCTCTAAAATCTCTTTTACAG GGAAATGGGAAGAATATTCGTAAAGTGAAACTTGCGAAGCGCTGTTGTTGGTCAACACTTTTCAAGAAGATCGATGAGATAACGTGTGGATTGCTTTTAGTTTATGACACTGGTGCTATAGAGATTAG GTCTTTGCCAGATTTGGAAGTTATTGCAGAGCAATCCTTGATGTCATTATTAAGATGGAGCTTCAAAACTAACATGGACAAGACTATGAGTTCTACTGACAATGGGCAAATTGCTTTG GTAAATGGTTCTGAACTAGCAATCATATCACTTTTGGCCTGTGAAAATGACTTCAG GATTCCAGATTCTTTGCCATGTCTTCATGATAAAGTTCTTGCAGCTGCTGCAGAAGCTGCCATTAATGCTTCTATAAATCAGAAAAAGAAGCAG GATACAGCTTCTGGTATTCTTGGTGGTATCATGAAAGGATTTAAAGGGAGCAGAACAGAGAACAGTATTGCTGAGAATATTCTTGGAAATAGTTCTGCTGAGCAACTGGAGGAGATCCTTTCGAAGGTTCCATTTCTCGAACCATCAACCACCTCTTCTGGTGACCCAGAAGTTGATGAACTGAGCATTg ATGACATCGAGATTGATGATGTTGAACCAAGTCAACCAACATACACTCCATCCGAGccaaataagaaaaacaaaatag atgaggagagagagaaattatttGATGGATCCAGTAATGTTACACAACCAAGAGTAAGAACGACTCAAGAAATCCTGACCCAGTATCGATTTGGAGGG gatgctgctgcagcagcagcccATGCCAGGGATAAGCTCGTACAACGACAGGAGAAGCTTGAG AGATTAAGTCAACGAACTGCAGAGCTTCAAAGCGGAGCTGAGGATTTCGCTTCCATGGCTAATGAACTCGTCAAAACTATGGAAAACAAGAAATGGTGGAAACTGTAA
- the LOC109724047 gene encoding lethal(2) giant larvae protein homolog SRO77 isoform X2 produces the protein MFAKRLLQKALRQLNPQQGHEKLAEMDLQIAVHYGIPYTASDLRYDPIQRLLAIGTLDGRIKIIGGDNIEGLLISPKKVRFKHMEFLHNKGYLVAISNDNEVQVWNLEFRQLFYSLHWEVNITAFAVVQGTCLMYLGDENGLFSVLKFDIDDGKLQRMPYQIPINALTAAGISSFDPQSIVGILPQPYTSGTRVLIAYEKGLLVLWDISQNQAVAVRGYGALHLKGEDSTNFQNSEENKVLESASENEEEENAIGSLCWASSTGTIVAVGYVNGDIVLWNMSSKPPSLKGKQVDTSPNIIKLELASGNCRLPVIVLHWSAVTKADNEKGGHLFIYGGDDKGSEEVLTVVSLEYSGMDTVRCVSRSNLNLNGSFADMILIPEVGSPEKNNTAALFVLTNPGQLNVYDGHLFSMQKFEGNTDALAEKFPDAVPTIDPRMTVTKLCSLAVERDSSKGLLKKTYARKAVTPTLSWGTKWPLTGGVPSEMSLSEDYGIERLYIAGYQDGSVRIWDATFPVLAPMFLLEGKVPGIEIDSINASVSSLAFCSMTMTLAVGNECGLVRIYKLHEKTGDSSFHFVGESKEEVQIMRHGKGFHFTAAFLVSNSHVQSLQYTNSGEKLAVGFENGQVAMLDMNKLLVMFCKKCVFETSAPVISLNITSVPGTVSREDSPKKVNPTTPKYPSELLLTLYKNATLAIIDSTNGVTVSSLQLSQKKQSSAISMYVIDVSNTIAGASGKKSSHNLSDKNTDPNEPSKSNNCGEGTMQGIEEHHKSDVTHSSDLLSDPLLLICCENVLRIYSLKSLLQGNGKNIRKVKLAKRCCWSTLFKKIDEITCGLLLVYDTGAIEIRSLPDLEVIAEQSLMSLLRWSFKTNMDKTMSSTDNGQIALVNGSELAIISLLACENDFRIPDSLPCLHDKVLAAAAEAAINASINQKKKQDTASGILGGIMKGFKGSRTENSIAENILGNSSAEQLEEILSKVPFLEPSTTSSGDPEVDELSIDDIEIDDVEPSQPTYTPSEPNKKNKIDEEREKLFDGSSNVTQPRVRTTQEILTQYRFGGDAAAAAAHARDKLVQRQEKLERLSQRTAELQSGAEDFASMANELVKTMENKKWWKL, from the exons ATGTTCGCAAAGCGCCTCTTGCAAAAGGCTCTGCGTCAG CTAAATCCACAACAAGGACACGAGAAATTAGCCGAGATGGACCTGCAAATCGCCGTTCATTACGGCATTCCTTATACTGCATCAGATCTGCGTTACGATCCCATCCAACGACTCTTGGCGATCGGAACATT GGACGGTAGGATAAAAATTATTGGAGGCGATAATATTGAAGGCCTTCTTATATCGCCGAAGAAGGTGCGCTTCAAGCATATGGAG TTTTTACATAACAAAGGATATCTTGTGGCGATCTCGAATGATAATGAAGTCCAG GTTTGGAATCTGGAATTCAGACAACTATTCTATTCTTTGCATTGGGAAGTCAACATAACTGCTTTCGCTGTTGTACAGGGAACCTGTTTGAT GTATCTTGGAGATGAGAATGGGCTATTTTcggttttgaaatttgatatcgATGATGGAAAGCTTCAAAGGATGCCGTATCAAATTCCAATAAATGCTCTGACTG CGGCTGGTATTTCCTCATTTGATCCTCAATCCATTGTTGGAATTTTGCCACAACCTTATACTTCTGGGACTAG AGTGCTGATTGCCTATGAGAAAGGATTGCTCGTTCTTTGGGATATATCACAGAACCAGGCTGTCGCTGTTAGAGGTTATGGGGCTCTGCACTTAAAGGGTGAGGATAGCACTAATTTTCAGAACTCTGAAGAGAACAAGGTGTTAGAAAGTGCATCCGAGAATGAAGAAGAGGAGAATGCAATTGGCTCCCTTTGTTGGGCATCTAGTACTGGTACTATTGTTGCTGTTGGGTACGTAAATGGAGATATAGTTTTATGGAATATGTCCTCAAAACCACCCTCCTTAAAAGGAAAACAAGTTGATACATCACCCAACATTATCAAGCTGGAGTTGGCTTCTGGAAATTGTAGGCTTCCTGTTATTGTCTTGCATTGGTCTGCTGTTACCAAAGCAGATAATGAAAAAGGAGGGCATCTTTTCATCTATGGTGGTGATGACAAAGGATCTGAAGAAGTTCTGACG GTTGTCAGCCTTGAGTACTCTGGAATGGATACTGTAAGATGTGTCTCCCGTTCGAACCTCAATCTTAACGGATCTTTTGCAGACATGATTTTAATACCAGAAGTTGGGTCTCCAGAGAAAAATAATACTGCTGCACTTTTTGTATTGACAAACCCTGGACAGTTAAATGTTTATGATGGACATCTGTTTTCTATGCAAAAATTTGAGGGAAATACTGATGCTCTAGCGGAGAAATTTCCAGATGCAGTGCCCACTATTGATCCCCGAATGACTGTGACAAAGCTGTGCTCACTAGCAGTTGAAAGAGATTCTTCCAAGGGTTTGCTGAAG AAAACCTATGCTCGAAAAGCTGTGACACCTACCCTTTCATGGGGTACAAAGTGGCCTTTGACTGGTGGGGTTCCTAGTGAAATGTCATTATCCGAAGATTATGGCATTGAAAGATTATATATAGCAGGTTATCAAGATGGATCTGTGAGAATATGGGATGCGACTTTTCCAGTCCTGGCACCTATGTTTCTTTTAGAAGGCAAA GTTCCAGGTATTGAAATTGACAGCATAAATGCTTCAGTATCATCACTGGCCTTTTGCTCCATGACTATGACTTTAGCTGTTGGAAATGAGTGCGGACTG GTTCGGATATATAAGCTTCATGAAAAGACTGGAGATTCAAGTTTCCACTTTGTGGGTGAATCAAAAGAGGAAG TTCAAATTATGCGGCATGGAAAAGGATTCCATTTTACTGCAGCGTTCCTAGTCTCGAATTCACATGTTCAGAGCTTACAGTACACAAATTCAGGGGAGAAACTTGCTGTTGGATTTGAAAATGGTCAG GTGGCGATGCTCGATATGAATAAGCTACTGGTTATGTTTTGTAAAAAATGTGTATTTGAAACAAGCGCCCCGGTTATATCTTTAAATATTACTTCTGTCCCTGGTACTGTTAGCCGAGAGGACAGTCCAAAAAAAGTAAATCCCACGACTCCAAAATACCCTTCGGAGTTGTTGCTCACCTTATACAAAAATGCAACTCTTGCAATTATTGATAGCACAAATGGTGTTACAGTAAGCTCGTTACAACTGAGCCAAAAGAAGCAGTCATCTGCAATTTCCATGTATGTCATAG ACGTAAGTAACACAATTGCTGGAGCATCTGGGAAGAAATCCTCTCACAATTTGTCTGATAAAAACACAGACCCGAATGAGCCCTCCAAAAGCAACAATTGCGGTGAAGGCACAATGCAAGGAATTGAAGAGCACCACAAAAGTGATGTCACGCATTCTTCAGATCTACTGTCAGATCCGCTTCTTTTGATCTGTTGCGAGAATGTGTTGCGCATATATTCTCTAAAATCTCTTTTACAG GGAAATGGGAAGAATATTCGTAAAGTGAAACTTGCGAAGCGCTGTTGTTGGTCAACACTTTTCAAGAAGATCGATGAGATAACGTGTGGATTGCTTTTAGTTTATGACACTGGTGCTATAGAGATTAG GTCTTTGCCAGATTTGGAAGTTATTGCAGAGCAATCCTTGATGTCATTATTAAGATGGAGCTTCAAAACTAACATGGACAAGACTATGAGTTCTACTGACAATGGGCAAATTGCTTTG GTAAATGGTTCTGAACTAGCAATCATATCACTTTTGGCCTGTGAAAATGACTTCAG GATTCCAGATTCTTTGCCATGTCTTCATGATAAAGTTCTTGCAGCTGCTGCAGAAGCTGCCATTAATGCTTCTATAAATCAGAAAAAGAAGCAG GATACAGCTTCTGGTATTCTTGGTGGTATCATGAAAGGATTTAAAGGGAGCAGAACAGAGAACAGTATTGCTGAGAATATTCTTGGAAATAGTTCTGCTGAGCAACTGGAGGAGATCCTTTCGAAGGTTCCATTTCTCGAACCATCAACCACCTCTTCTGGTGACCCAGAAGTTGATGAACTGAGCATTg ATGACATCGAGATTGATGATGTTGAACCAAGTCAACCAACATACACTCCATCCGAGccaaataagaaaaacaaaatag atgaggagagagagaaattatttGATGGATCCAGTAATGTTACACAACCAAGAGTAAGAACGACTCAAGAAATCCTGACCCAGTATCGATTTGGAGGG gatgctgctgcagcagcagcccATGCCAGGGATAAGCTCGTACAACGACAGGAGAAGCTTGAG AGATTAAGTCAACGAACTGCAGAGCTTCAAAGCGGAGCTGAGGATTTCGCTTCCATGGCTAATGAACTCGTCAAAACTATGGAAAACAAGAAATGGTGGAAACTGTAA
- the LOC109724047 gene encoding lethal(2) giant larvae protein homolog SRO77 isoform X3: MDLQIAVHYGIPYTASDLRYDPIQRLLAIGTLDGRIKIIGGDNIEGLLISPKKVRFKHMEFLHNKGYLVAISNDNEVQVWNLEFRQLFYSLHWEVNITAFAVVQGTCLMYLGDENGLFSVLKFDIDDGKLQRMPYQIPINALTEAAGISSFDPQSIVGILPQPYTSGTRVLIAYEKGLLVLWDISQNQAVAVRGYGALHLKGEDSTNFQNSEENKVLESASENEEEENAIGSLCWASSTGTIVAVGYVNGDIVLWNMSSKPPSLKGKQVDTSPNIIKLELASGNCRLPVIVLHWSAVTKADNEKGGHLFIYGGDDKGSEEVLTVVSLEYSGMDTVRCVSRSNLNLNGSFADMILIPEVGSPEKNNTAALFVLTNPGQLNVYDGHLFSMQKFEGNTDALAEKFPDAVPTIDPRMTVTKLCSLAVERDSSKGLLKKTYARKAVTPTLSWGTKWPLTGGVPSEMSLSEDYGIERLYIAGYQDGSVRIWDATFPVLAPMFLLEGKVPGIEIDSINASVSSLAFCSMTMTLAVGNECGLVRIYKLHEKTGDSSFHFVGESKEEVQIMRHGKGFHFTAAFLVSNSHVQSLQYTNSGEKLAVGFENGQVAMLDMNKLLVMFCKKCVFETSAPVISLNITSVPGTVSREDSPKKVNPTTPKYPSELLLTLYKNATLAIIDSTNGVTVSSLQLSQKKQSSAISMYVIDVSNTIAGASGKKSSHNLSDKNTDPNEPSKSNNCGEGTMQGIEEHHKSDVTHSSDLLSDPLLLICCENVLRIYSLKSLLQGNGKNIRKVKLAKRCCWSTLFKKIDEITCGLLLVYDTGAIEIRSLPDLEVIAEQSLMSLLRWSFKTNMDKTMSSTDNGQIALVNGSELAIISLLACENDFRIPDSLPCLHDKVLAAAAEAAINASINQKKKQDTASGILGGIMKGFKGSRTENSIAENILGNSSAEQLEEILSKVPFLEPSTTSSGDPEVDELSIDDIEIDDVEPSQPTYTPSEPNKKNKIDEEREKLFDGSSNVTQPRVRTTQEILTQYRFGGDAAAAAAHARDKLVQRQEKLERLSQRTAELQSGAEDFASMANELVKTMENKKWWKL, encoded by the exons ATGGACCTGCAAATCGCCGTTCATTACGGCATTCCTTATACTGCATCAGATCTGCGTTACGATCCCATCCAACGACTCTTGGCGATCGGAACATT GGACGGTAGGATAAAAATTATTGGAGGCGATAATATTGAAGGCCTTCTTATATCGCCGAAGAAGGTGCGCTTCAAGCATATGGAG TTTTTACATAACAAAGGATATCTTGTGGCGATCTCGAATGATAATGAAGTCCAG GTTTGGAATCTGGAATTCAGACAACTATTCTATTCTTTGCATTGGGAAGTCAACATAACTGCTTTCGCTGTTGTACAGGGAACCTGTTTGAT GTATCTTGGAGATGAGAATGGGCTATTTTcggttttgaaatttgatatcgATGATGGAAAGCTTCAAAGGATGCCGTATCAAATTCCAATAAATGCTCTGACTG AAGCGGCTGGTATTTCCTCATTTGATCCTCAATCCATTGTTGGAATTTTGCCACAACCTTATACTTCTGGGACTAG AGTGCTGATTGCCTATGAGAAAGGATTGCTCGTTCTTTGGGATATATCACAGAACCAGGCTGTCGCTGTTAGAGGTTATGGGGCTCTGCACTTAAAGGGTGAGGATAGCACTAATTTTCAGAACTCTGAAGAGAACAAGGTGTTAGAAAGTGCATCCGAGAATGAAGAAGAGGAGAATGCAATTGGCTCCCTTTGTTGGGCATCTAGTACTGGTACTATTGTTGCTGTTGGGTACGTAAATGGAGATATAGTTTTATGGAATATGTCCTCAAAACCACCCTCCTTAAAAGGAAAACAAGTTGATACATCACCCAACATTATCAAGCTGGAGTTGGCTTCTGGAAATTGTAGGCTTCCTGTTATTGTCTTGCATTGGTCTGCTGTTACCAAAGCAGATAATGAAAAAGGAGGGCATCTTTTCATCTATGGTGGTGATGACAAAGGATCTGAAGAAGTTCTGACG GTTGTCAGCCTTGAGTACTCTGGAATGGATACTGTAAGATGTGTCTCCCGTTCGAACCTCAATCTTAACGGATCTTTTGCAGACATGATTTTAATACCAGAAGTTGGGTCTCCAGAGAAAAATAATACTGCTGCACTTTTTGTATTGACAAACCCTGGACAGTTAAATGTTTATGATGGACATCTGTTTTCTATGCAAAAATTTGAGGGAAATACTGATGCTCTAGCGGAGAAATTTCCAGATGCAGTGCCCACTATTGATCCCCGAATGACTGTGACAAAGCTGTGCTCACTAGCAGTTGAAAGAGATTCTTCCAAGGGTTTGCTGAAG AAAACCTATGCTCGAAAAGCTGTGACACCTACCCTTTCATGGGGTACAAAGTGGCCTTTGACTGGTGGGGTTCCTAGTGAAATGTCATTATCCGAAGATTATGGCATTGAAAGATTATATATAGCAGGTTATCAAGATGGATCTGTGAGAATATGGGATGCGACTTTTCCAGTCCTGGCACCTATGTTTCTTTTAGAAGGCAAA GTTCCAGGTATTGAAATTGACAGCATAAATGCTTCAGTATCATCACTGGCCTTTTGCTCCATGACTATGACTTTAGCTGTTGGAAATGAGTGCGGACTG GTTCGGATATATAAGCTTCATGAAAAGACTGGAGATTCAAGTTTCCACTTTGTGGGTGAATCAAAAGAGGAAG TTCAAATTATGCGGCATGGAAAAGGATTCCATTTTACTGCAGCGTTCCTAGTCTCGAATTCACATGTTCAGAGCTTACAGTACACAAATTCAGGGGAGAAACTTGCTGTTGGATTTGAAAATGGTCAG GTGGCGATGCTCGATATGAATAAGCTACTGGTTATGTTTTGTAAAAAATGTGTATTTGAAACAAGCGCCCCGGTTATATCTTTAAATATTACTTCTGTCCCTGGTACTGTTAGCCGAGAGGACAGTCCAAAAAAAGTAAATCCCACGACTCCAAAATACCCTTCGGAGTTGTTGCTCACCTTATACAAAAATGCAACTCTTGCAATTATTGATAGCACAAATGGTGTTACAGTAAGCTCGTTACAACTGAGCCAAAAGAAGCAGTCATCTGCAATTTCCATGTATGTCATAG ACGTAAGTAACACAATTGCTGGAGCATCTGGGAAGAAATCCTCTCACAATTTGTCTGATAAAAACACAGACCCGAATGAGCCCTCCAAAAGCAACAATTGCGGTGAAGGCACAATGCAAGGAATTGAAGAGCACCACAAAAGTGATGTCACGCATTCTTCAGATCTACTGTCAGATCCGCTTCTTTTGATCTGTTGCGAGAATGTGTTGCGCATATATTCTCTAAAATCTCTTTTACAG GGAAATGGGAAGAATATTCGTAAAGTGAAACTTGCGAAGCGCTGTTGTTGGTCAACACTTTTCAAGAAGATCGATGAGATAACGTGTGGATTGCTTTTAGTTTATGACACTGGTGCTATAGAGATTAG GTCTTTGCCAGATTTGGAAGTTATTGCAGAGCAATCCTTGATGTCATTATTAAGATGGAGCTTCAAAACTAACATGGACAAGACTATGAGTTCTACTGACAATGGGCAAATTGCTTTG GTAAATGGTTCTGAACTAGCAATCATATCACTTTTGGCCTGTGAAAATGACTTCAG GATTCCAGATTCTTTGCCATGTCTTCATGATAAAGTTCTTGCAGCTGCTGCAGAAGCTGCCATTAATGCTTCTATAAATCAGAAAAAGAAGCAG GATACAGCTTCTGGTATTCTTGGTGGTATCATGAAAGGATTTAAAGGGAGCAGAACAGAGAACAGTATTGCTGAGAATATTCTTGGAAATAGTTCTGCTGAGCAACTGGAGGAGATCCTTTCGAAGGTTCCATTTCTCGAACCATCAACCACCTCTTCTGGTGACCCAGAAGTTGATGAACTGAGCATTg ATGACATCGAGATTGATGATGTTGAACCAAGTCAACCAACATACACTCCATCCGAGccaaataagaaaaacaaaatag atgaggagagagagaaattatttGATGGATCCAGTAATGTTACACAACCAAGAGTAAGAACGACTCAAGAAATCCTGACCCAGTATCGATTTGGAGGG gatgctgctgcagcagcagcccATGCCAGGGATAAGCTCGTACAACGACAGGAGAAGCTTGAG AGATTAAGTCAACGAACTGCAGAGCTTCAAAGCGGAGCTGAGGATTTCGCTTCCATGGCTAATGAACTCGTCAAAACTATGGAAAACAAGAAATGGTGGAAACTGTAA